GGCAGCTTCGGCGACTACGGCGACGACGACTTCGTCAAGCCCCGCAAGGGCCGCAAGTGGCTGAAGAGATCCTTCTACATCGCCCTCGCGCTCGGCGTGATCGGCGGCGGTCTGTACGGCGGCTGGCGCTGGACGCAGACCCAGTACTACGTCGGCGCCAACGAGGAACACGTCGCGCTGTACCGGGGGATCAGCCAGGACCTGGCCTGGGTCTCGCTCTCGAAGGTGGAGAAGGACCACCCCGAGATCGAACTCAAGTACCTGCCGCCATATCAGAGGAAGCTGGTCGAGGGGACCATCACCGAGGGCGGCCTGAAGGACGCCCAGGCGAAGATCGACGAGCTCGCCCTGCAGGCCTCCGCGTGCCAGAAGCGGGCCGAGCAGCAGGCCACCGAGAGCGAGAAGAACTCCAGGACGGGCGAGGGCGAGGCCGGAGGCACCATGGGAACCACCCGTACCTCTCTTACGTCCAAGGCGACACCCACGCCGAATCCGTCGGCCACCAACTCCCCGAACCCGTCCACCTCCCCGACACCGACTGCGACGCCAAACCCCGGCCCGACTCTCTCGGAGGAAGAGCAGAAGGTCGTCTCGAACTGCGGTACGCAGTAGGCAAGCCGTGAGAGGCCCCGTCACATCCATGAGCGGTACGAATTCAACGAACTCGCCGACGCACCACACATCCACGATCGGCGCGATCGGCGCGCCGAGCCGGCGCAACACCGAGCTCGCGCTGCTGGTCTTCGCGGTCCTCATCCCGGTGTTCGCCTACGCCAACGTGGGGTTGGCGATCGACGACCAGGTGCCGGCCGGGCTGCTCAGCTACGGCGTGGGGCTCGGCCTGCTGGCCGGCGTGGGCCATCTCGCCGTACGGAAGTTCGCGCCCTACGCGGACCCGCTGCTGCTGCCGCTGGCGACGCTGCTGAACGGACTGGGGCTGGTGGCCATCTGGCGGCTGGACCAGTCGAAGCTGCTGCAACAGATCGGGCAGGCCGGCGGCAAGGCCACCAACCAGCTGATCTACACGGCGATGGGGATCGCCCTGTTCATCGTGGTGCTGATCTTCCTCAAGGACCACCGCACGCTGCAGCGCTACACCTACATCTCCATGGTCGGCGCGCTGATCCTCCTGCTGCTACCGCTCGTCCCGGGTCTCGGCGCCGAACTCACCTACGGAGCCAAGATCTGGATCCAGGTCGGCAGCTTCACCATCCAGCCCGGTGAGTTCGCCAAGATCGTGCTGGCGGTCTTCTTCGCCGGCTACCTCATGGTGAAGCGCGACGCGCTGGCCCTCGCCAGCCGCCGCTTCATGGGCCTGTACCTGCCGCGCGGCCGCGACCTCGGCCCGATCATCGTCGTCTGGATGATCTCGATCCTCATCCTGGTGTTCGAGACCGACCTGGGTACGTCCCTGCTGTTCTTCGGAATGTTCGTCATCATGCTGTACGTCGCCACCGAGCGGACCAGCTGGATCGTCTTCGGTCTGCTGATGTCCGGGGCCGGCGCCGTCGGCGTGGCGAGCTTCGAACCGCACGTCCAGCAGCGCGTCGCCGCCTGGCTCGACCCGATGCGCGAGTACACCCTCAGCCAGCAGGGAGTCGGCGGACACTCCGAGCAGTCGATGCAGGCCCTGTGGGCCTTCGGCTCCGGCGGCACCCTCGGCACCGGCTGGGGCCAGGGCCACTCCGAGCTCATCCGGTTCGCCGCCAACTCCGACTTCATCCTCGCCACCTTCGGCGAGGAGCTGGGCCTCGCCGGCGTCATGGCGATCCTGCTGATCTACGGCCTGATCGTGGAGCGCGGCGTGCGCACCGCCCTCGCCGCCCGCGACCCCTTCGGCAAGCTGCTCGCCATCGGCCTCTCCGGCGCCTTCGCGCTCCAGGTCTTCGTCGTGGCCGGCGGTGTGATGGGCCTGATCCCGCTGACCGGTATGACGATGCCGTTCCTGGCGTACGGCGGCTCCTCCGTCATCGCCAACTGGGCACTCATCGGCGTGCTCATCCGCATCAGCGACACCGCCCGCCGCCCCGCCCCCGCCCCCGCCCCCAACCCCGACGCCGAGATGACCCAGGTGGTCCGACCGTCATGAACAAGCCCCTGCGCCGGATCGCGATCTTCTGTGGCCTCCTCATCCTCGCCCTGCTCATCCGGGACAACTGGCTCCAGTACGTCAAGGCCGACAGCCTCAAGGACGACCCCAAGAACCGCCGGGTCGCCATCGAGCGCTATGCCACGCCGCGCGGCGACATCATCGTCGGCGGAAACCCGATCACCGGGTACGCGGAGACGACGACGGGCGACTTCAAGTACAAGCGCACGTACAAGAACGGCGCGATGTGGGCGCCCGTCACCGGCTTCGTCTCGCAGGCCTACGGCGCCAACCAGCTGGAGTCCATCGAGGACGGCATCCTCAGCGGCACCGACGACCGCCTCTTCTTCCGCAACACCCTCGACATGATCACGGGCAAGGAGAGGGAAGGCGGCAACGTCGTCACCACCCTCAACGCCGCCGCGCAGAAGGCCGCGTACAACGGCCTGAAGGCGCAGGGCGGCAAGGGCGCCGTGGCCGCCATCGAGCCGTCCACCGGCAAGATCCTGGCGCTGGCCTCCTACCCGTCGTACGACCCCGGCACGATCGCCGGCGGCAGCACCTCCGACGAAGAGGCCTGGAAGAAGCTCCAGAAGAAGAACAACCCCGACGACCCGATGCTCAACCGGGCGCTGCGCGAGGTCTACCCGCCCGGCTCGACCTTCAAGGTCGTCACCGCGGCCGCGGCCCTGGAGAACGGCCTCTACACGGACGCGGACCAGAACACCAGGACGCCGCTGCCGTGGACCATGCCGGGCACCACGACCGTGCTGAAGAACGAGGGCAACATCCCCTGCAAGAACGCCAAGCTGCGGGTCGCCCTGCAGTACTCCTGCAACACCGTCTTCGGCAAGATCGGCTCCGACCTCGGCAACGACAAAATGCTGGAGGAAGCCAAGAAGTTCGGCTTCACCGAGGAGCAGTTCACGCCGGTCCGCACCAGCGCATCGGTCTTCTCCGACGACATGAACCCCTCGCAGACCGCGCTGTCCTCCATCGGCCAGTTCAACACCGCCGCCACGCCCCTGCAGATGGCCATGGTCGCCTCGGCCGTCGCCAACGACGGCACGCTGATGAAGCCGTACATGGTCGACGAGGTCCAGACGCACAACCTCGACCCCCTCGAGAAGACCACCCCCGAGGAGATGAGCAAGCCGCTCTCGGCGGCGAACGCGGAGATCCTGCAGTCGATGATGGAGACGGTCGTCGATGAGGGCACGGGTAAGAACGCCCAGATCGACGGCGTCAAGGTGGGCGGCAAGACCGGCACCGCCCAGCACGGCGTGGACAACAGCGAGAACCCCTACGCGTGGTTCATCTCCTACGCCAAGCTCAGCGACAACAGCTCACCCGTCGCCGTGGCCGTGGTCGTCGAGGACGAGAACGCGGTCCGCGACGACATCTCCGGCGGCGGCCTCGCGGCCCCCATCGCGAAGAAGGTCATGGAGGCGGTCATCGGCAACAGGAAGTGACCCCGCTCACGCCCCCTTCACATCGGTGCACGTTGCGATACCGGTCCTGTATCGGGTTACGGGCTTGGCCAGGTCACACAAGATGAGCCGGGTACGGTATGCCCGGACGGACCACCGCCACACCCGCAAGGGTGACGGCGGGACCGACGGAGAGGGCTGGTAGGTAGCTATGGAAGAGCCGCGTCGCCTCGGCGGCCGGTACGAACTGGGCCAGGTGCTCGGTCGTGGTGGCATGGCGGAGGTCTACCTCGCGCATGACACCCGCCTCGGCCGCACCGTGGCGGTGAAGACGCTGCGAGCGGACCTCGCGCGCGACCCGTCCTTCCAGGCCCGGTTCCGCCGGGAGGCCCAGTCGGCCGCCTCGCTCAACCATCCCGCGATCGTCGCGGTCTACGACACGGGCGAGGACTACATCGACAACGTGTCGATCCCGTACATCGTCATGGAGTACGTAGACGGCTCCACGCTGCGTGAGCTGCTCCACTCCGGCCGCAAGCTGCTGCCGGAGCGCGCCATGGAGATGACCATCGGCATCCTCCAGGGCCTCGAGTACGCCCACCGCAACGGCATCGTCCACCGCGACATCAAGCCCGCGAACGTCATGCTGACGCGCAACGGCCAGGTCAAGGTCATGGACTTCGGCATCGCCCGCGCCATGGGCGACTCCGGCATGACGATGACCCAGACCGCGGCCGTCATCGGCACCGCCCAGTACCTCTCGCCGGAGCAGGCGAAGGGCGAGCAGGTGGATGCCCGCTCGGACCTGTACTCGACCGGCTGTCTGCTCTACGAGCTCCTGACGGTCCGCCCGCCCTTCGTCGGCGACTCCCCGGTCGCGGTCGCCTACCAGCACGTCCGCGAGGAAGCGCAGGCCCCGTCCGTCTTCGACCCCGAGATCACGCCCGAGATGGACGCGATCGTGTTGAAGGCCCTCACCAAGGACCCCGACTACCGCTATCAGTCGGCCGACGAGATGCGCGCCGACATCGAGGCCTGCCTCGACGGCCAGCCGGTGGCGGCGACCGCGGCCATGGGCTCCGTCGGCTACGGCGGCTACCCCGACGACCAGCCGACCACGGCCCTGCGCGCCACGGACGCCGGCGCTACGTCGATGCTGCCGCCCATGAACCCCGACGACGGCGGCTACGGCTACGACGACCGCGTCGACCGACGCCGCCAGAAGAAGTCCAACACCTCGACGATCCTGCTGGTCGTCGCGGCTGTACTGGTCCTGGTGGGCGCGGTCCTGATCGGCAAGTGGGTGTTCGACGGGCAGGGCGCGAGCAACGACACCGTGGCCGTCCCGAGCCTTGTCGGCGAGTCCGAGAGCACTGCGAGGGAACTGCTGGGCAACGTCGACCTCAAAATGGGCACGGTCACGAAGAAGGAGTGCGAGGACCAGCCCGCAGGCAAGATCTGCGACCAGGACCCTGATTTCAAGACCAACGTCGAGAAGAACTCCACGGTCAACATCGTGGTGTCGACCGGTGCGCCGAAGGTGACTGTGCCGGATGTCACGGGCCTGACCTTCGACAAGGCGAAGGCCCAGCTCGAGGACAAGGGATTCACCGTCGACCAGAAGACCGAGGAATCCGACCGGACTCCAGGCGTCGTCATCAGCCAGGACCCCCAGGGTGACACGGAGCAGGAGAAGGGCACGACGATCACCCTCACCGTCGCCAAGGAGGAAGAGAAGGCCACCGTGCCGGACGTCCTCGGCAAGTCCTGCGACGAGGCGAAGGCCCAGATGACGGCCAACGAGCTGGTCGGCA
Above is a window of Streptomyces sp. DT2A-34 DNA encoding:
- a CDS encoding FtsW/RodA/SpoVE family cell cycle protein; translation: MSGTNSTNSPTHHTSTIGAIGAPSRRNTELALLVFAVLIPVFAYANVGLAIDDQVPAGLLSYGVGLGLLAGVGHLAVRKFAPYADPLLLPLATLLNGLGLVAIWRLDQSKLLQQIGQAGGKATNQLIYTAMGIALFIVVLIFLKDHRTLQRYTYISMVGALILLLLPLVPGLGAELTYGAKIWIQVGSFTIQPGEFAKIVLAVFFAGYLMVKRDALALASRRFMGLYLPRGRDLGPIIVVWMISILILVFETDLGTSLLFFGMFVIMLYVATERTSWIVFGLLMSGAGAVGVASFEPHVQQRVAAWLDPMREYTLSQQGVGGHSEQSMQALWAFGSGGTLGTGWGQGHSELIRFAANSDFILATFGEELGLAGVMAILLIYGLIVERGVRTALAARDPFGKLLAIGLSGAFALQVFVVAGGVMGLIPLTGMTMPFLAYGGSSVIANWALIGVLIRISDTARRPAPAPAPNPDAEMTQVVRPS
- a CDS encoding penicillin-binding protein 2, which gives rise to MNKPLRRIAIFCGLLILALLIRDNWLQYVKADSLKDDPKNRRVAIERYATPRGDIIVGGNPITGYAETTTGDFKYKRTYKNGAMWAPVTGFVSQAYGANQLESIEDGILSGTDDRLFFRNTLDMITGKEREGGNVVTTLNAAAQKAAYNGLKAQGGKGAVAAIEPSTGKILALASYPSYDPGTIAGGSTSDEEAWKKLQKKNNPDDPMLNRALREVYPPGSTFKVVTAAAALENGLYTDADQNTRTPLPWTMPGTTTVLKNEGNIPCKNAKLRVALQYSCNTVFGKIGSDLGNDKMLEEAKKFGFTEEQFTPVRTSASVFSDDMNPSQTALSSIGQFNTAATPLQMAMVASAVANDGTLMKPYMVDEVQTHNLDPLEKTTPEEMSKPLSAANAEILQSMMETVVDEGTGKNAQIDGVKVGGKTGTAQHGVDNSENPYAWFISYAKLSDNSSPVAVAVVVEDENAVRDDISGGGLAAPIAKKVMEAVIGNRK
- the pknB gene encoding Stk1 family PASTA domain-containing Ser/Thr kinase — its product is MEEPRRLGGRYELGQVLGRGGMAEVYLAHDTRLGRTVAVKTLRADLARDPSFQARFRREAQSAASLNHPAIVAVYDTGEDYIDNVSIPYIVMEYVDGSTLRELLHSGRKLLPERAMEMTIGILQGLEYAHRNGIVHRDIKPANVMLTRNGQVKVMDFGIARAMGDSGMTMTQTAAVIGTAQYLSPEQAKGEQVDARSDLYSTGCLLYELLTVRPPFVGDSPVAVAYQHVREEAQAPSVFDPEITPEMDAIVLKALTKDPDYRYQSADEMRADIEACLDGQPVAATAAMGSVGYGGYPDDQPTTALRATDAGATSMLPPMNPDDGGYGYDDRVDRRRQKKSNTSTILLVVAAVLVLVGAVLIGKWVFDGQGASNDTVAVPSLVGESESTARELLGNVDLKMGTVTKKECEDQPAGKICDQDPDFKTNVEKNSTVNIVVSTGAPKVTVPDVTGLTFDKAKAQLEDKGFTVDQKTEESDRTPGVVISQDPQGDTEQEKGTTITLTVAKEEEKATVPDVLGKSCDEAKAQMTANELVGNCTEVETQDPNQVGKVIATSPEAGTPANKNSSVNIQIGKAAEQQQVTVPTVTQLSLKDAKKAIEDAGLTVGSIQGSQDDNAVVITQDPQPNTQVAQGTAVNLIALDQNGNNNGGGGDNGGQIFGGVTGTSARTED